In a single window of the Caldibacillus debilis DSM 16016 genome:
- a CDS encoding LysR family transcriptional regulator, producing MDLEEIKTFLAVARLKNFTWAADELHVTQSTVTSRIKNLERFYGQHLFLRTNKKVDLSPFGKEILPLFEQQLKLIEDSKKIARRFQSERKRIRFGITYSLWDSRFTDWVDRLAGTDENLRFSFHADHSHIIVDEVLGGRIDIGLVYHGPEDAEIKKETFGEDTFFLYCARNFQIKRKLGPGDLNALPLIYLNWGRTFEHWFRQEFGEEYVPFVEVGHSQALLEFVRNGKGLAFIPERIVQLSGEKMFFKKLDYEPRHKMEQQPIHLIYRKTAVQDELIARAIQCVKEIFRKKQRQHSPPKMAVE from the coding sequence GTGGATCTTGAAGAAATAAAAACCTTTCTTGCCGTGGCCAGATTGAAAAATTTCACTTGGGCGGCGGATGAACTGCATGTCACCCAATCGACCGTCACGTCAAGGATCAAAAATTTAGAACGGTTTTACGGCCAGCATCTGTTTTTGCGGACGAACAAAAAAGTGGATTTGTCCCCTTTCGGCAAAGAAATTTTGCCCCTGTTCGAACAACAGTTAAAGCTGATCGAAGACAGCAAAAAAATCGCCCGCAGGTTTCAATCGGAAAGGAAACGGATCCGGTTCGGCATCACCTATTCGTTGTGGGACAGCCGCTTTACCGATTGGGTGGATCGATTGGCCGGAACGGATGAAAACCTCCGTTTCTCTTTCCATGCCGATCATTCCCACATCATTGTGGATGAGGTTTTGGGAGGCAGGATCGATATCGGGCTGGTTTATCACGGGCCGGAAGATGCGGAGATCAAAAAGGAAACCTTCGGGGAAGATACCTTTTTCCTTTATTGTGCCAGAAATTTTCAAATCAAACGGAAGCTGGGTCCCGGGGACCTGAACGCCCTTCCCCTCATATACTTGAACTGGGGAAGAACTTTCGAACATTGGTTTCGCCAGGAATTTGGCGAGGAGTATGTTCCCTTCGTCGAGGTCGGCCACAGTCAGGCGCTGCTGGAGTTTGTCCGAAACGGAAAAGGTCTCGCCTTCATTCCCGAACGAATCGTTCAGCTGTCCGGGGAGAAAATGTTTTTCAAGAAGCTGGATTATGAGCCCCGGCATAAAATGGAGCAACAGCCGATCCATCTCATTTACCGGAAAACCGCCGTTCAAGATGAACTCATCGCCAGGGCCATCCAATGCGTAAAGGAGATTTTTCGAAAAAAACAAAGACAGCATTCACCCCCAAAAATGGCCGTCGAATGA
- a CDS encoding GNAT family N-acetyltransferase has product MNIRSFRKEDWPQVKEIYEQGIATGNATFDTESPAYEKWVSSVADGLCLVAEDEEGIHGWVKVSKVSSRCAYAGVGEVSIYIRDRSRGKGVGKKLLQAIIEESEKKGYWTLQAGIFPENSASLSLHEKAGFRKIGVQERIGKLNGVWRDVVLLERRSRKAGND; this is encoded by the coding sequence ATGAACATCCGCAGCTTTCGTAAAGAAGATTGGCCCCAGGTGAAAGAAATTTATGAGCAGGGGATCGCGACCGGAAATGCCACTTTTGATACGGAATCTCCCGCGTACGAGAAATGGGTGTCCTCCGTCGCCGACGGTTTGTGCCTGGTCGCCGAAGACGAAGAGGGCATCCACGGCTGGGTGAAGGTCAGCAAAGTTTCCAGCCGTTGCGCCTATGCGGGGGTGGGCGAGGTAAGCATCTATATCCGGGATCGGAGCAGGGGAAAGGGGGTTGGAAAGAAACTTCTGCAAGCCATCATCGAAGAATCGGAGAAAAAAGGCTATTGGACGCTGCAAGCCGGCATATTCCCGGAAAACAGCGCAAGCCTCTCCCTCCACGAAAAGGCCGGATTCCGGAAAATCGGCGTTCAGGAGCGGATCGGCAAACTGAACGGCGTCTGGCGGGATGTGGTGTTGCTGGAAAGGCGCAGCCGCAAGGCGGGCAACGATTGA